The sequence below is a genomic window from Uranotaenia lowii strain MFRU-FL chromosome 2, ASM2978415v1, whole genome shotgun sequence.
TCCTCGCTGGCATCCACGAAGATGTGTAGCTCCAAATGTTTATAGTGGGTTCTGGTCACTCTGTCGAAATAACAACGTGGGATCTGAAGTTTGGATACGTGTTCGAATTGTGCGGTCCACCGTTGCCACTTCTCGAAAGCCTCACCGACAATCACCTCGTCCCATTCGATGCCTGAGCGCCAAATGTCCTGAAGCAGCACTTTCCCATGTAGAATAAATGCTGCCAACAAACCGAGTGGATCGAAAAAACTCATAAGGCAACGCAAAACTTGACGTTTTGTTGGTCGATTTTTTTGCGTAATGATGTCGTGGAGTTCTTGTGGAAGTGCGGTAGAATATCCCAAGACATCTTCTGCAGGTAACCAATGCATTCCTAGAACGCGCTCGTAGCTCCGCGATTCAAGATCTAGAGTTTTGGGTTTTTGAGACGTATCGTCGCCCAGATCCACTAGTACATTTGGGTCATTAGACCTCCAACCTCGAATATTAAAACCTCCTGCTGCGTGAATCATCCGGATTTCCGAAGATACTCTTGCTGCCTCTTCGATTGTTTCAAAACTGTCTGCGTAGTCATCCACATAATGTCCTTCCGTGATACCTTCAACAGCTCTGGGATAGGCATCGACAAATTCTCTGGCATTTTTATTCTTGACGAACTGGGCTGCGGCCGGTGAGCATGTCGCCCCAAACGTAGCTACGTTCATTACGTAAATCTCGGGAGGTCTTTGAGGATCAGATCTCCATAGAAAGCGTTGAGCTTGTTGATCATCGGAATcgatcaaaatttgatgaaacatcTCAGTAATGTCCGCCGTAACGGCAACAGGATATTGGCGGAAGCGAAAAAGGATCCAAGGAAGTGGAATCAGTTCATCAGGTCCCTTGAGTAACATGGTATTCAATGATATTCCGTCAACCGTAGCCGATGCGTCCCAGATCATTCTTACTTTCTCCGGTTTTTGGGGTTTACAACCACGCCCAGTGGTAAGTACCATGTACGCCTAGGATCTGAATATCTCAGCTCTGCCTCTGTCGCCAAATGCGCATAGCCCTTTGCTTGGTAATCCGCCAACTGTTGCTTTAAGTTTTCTTTCAGGTGGGGATTCTTAACCATTTTACGCTCTAAGCATTCCAGGCGTTTTACCGCCATTGGGTAGCTATCGGGTAGTTCGAATTCATCGAAGCGCCAAAGCAGTCGAGTGGAAAACCTTTTCCCAACCCTGCAGGTGGTTTTTTCCAAAATAGAACGGGCTCTTTGATCTGCTTCAGATTCTAAGATGACTTCAGTTGTAAGTCCTGCATCTTCCTGCGAGATGAAATTGCGTACCATTAAATGAAGAGTTTCATCCTTTGAACAATCACAGGCGTGGAAGTTAATAGACGAGTTAGTTGGTTCACTTATGGCACCACCGTAGATGCACCAACCCAAGCGAGTTTTCGCCGCCATAGGTTCATCTGATTGTCCCTCTTTGACTCTCAATGGCACTGTCAGATGAAGGTTATTCACGCCGATCAAGATCCGAGGGACCGCGTTGACGTAACTAGCTACTGGAAGGCCTTCGAGATGTCTGTATTTTCTGTATTGTAGGAGGTAATCGAGGATGGGCTTTGGACTCCTGATTGCGGTCGTTCTGAAGCGTGTTCTGTTGACGAAGGATGCGGTGCATTCGAAGGGGAACGGGTGGAGTGAAGAAGTGGATGATGGCGAGAGGTGCAGCCGGAAATCCCACATCGATTGTTGCTTCGACAAGATCTTTTCCCATGCGCGAAAAGACAAACACGGCAGATTTGGGAAGATAGAATAAATTTCCAGCGACTGTCGATATTAAACGATTTGAAGTCTGCGCAATCCCTTAAATGATGTTGACCATTACATTTTGGACATCCCTTTTCCATGGTATCATATTTTTCTTGCGGCAGCTCCGCGTGTGCGTGAACTGCGCCcctctttattttatttttatcctcCTTCACTGAAGATCCACTGTACGGACACACTTGACTCACTGTACGCGCC
It includes:
- the LOC129743409 gene encoding uncharacterized protein LOC129743409; amino-acid sequence: MIWDASATVDGISLNTMLLKGPDELIPLPWILFRFRQYPVAVTADITEMFHQILIDSDDQQAQRFLWRSDPQRPPEIYVMNVATFGATCSPAAAQFVKNKNAREFVDAYPRAVEGITEGHYVDDYADSFETIEEAARVSSEIRMIHAAGGFNIRGWRSNDPNVLVDLGDDTSQKPKTLDLESRSYERVLGMHWLPAEDVLGYSTALPQELHDIITQKNRPTKRQVLRCLMSFFDPLGLLAAFILHGKVLLQDIWRSGIEWDEVIVGEAFEKWQRWTAQFEHVSKLQIPRCYFDRVTRTHYKHLELHIFVDASEDAYAAAGYFRIPISPGVFECTLVAAKTKVAPLKHISIPRLELQAAVTGARLRKFITDGHPVVAQRVVFWSDSSTVLAWIRSDHRRFSQFVACRVGEILSSTNVSEWRWVPSRFNVADHATKWGQGPPLQSNDSWFKGPTFLWGPEESWPQPKTLKTTTEELRVSCVHSAVVAMESIVTFTNFSKWERLIRTIAYVYRFCNYYVRLFEKRYSGFLSQEELGAAENAIFRLCQRQSFLEEFEILKRNQKISVQTKIAIPKKSLLYKQSPYLDENDVIRADSRVGTAKNLAINLKFPVFG